In the Agrococcus sp. Marseille-Q4369 genome, one interval contains:
- a CDS encoding ABC transporter ATP-binding protein — MHTNRLEALGLTHTYGQGNAAAPALADVSLTIGADGPEAVAIMGPSGSGKSTLLHVLAGIVAPASGRVVWRGRDLASMRDGERTKLRRSDFGFVFQSGQLLPELPAIENVALPLMLGGTARTGAEAAAGTLLHRLGLGEMLGRRPGELSGGQAQRVAIARALVGSPGIVFADEPTGALDRSTGDAVMSLLIGATLGHSASLVVVTHDPEVAAMCSRVVRLQDGRIVSDERRVDAGADAVPAAAHAAPSGVPQSGVPQSGAAPSYAVPGTASAAMPLPQHPSYGAARSEAHVPNPVQQPGIEASR; from the coding sequence ATGCACACGAACCGACTCGAGGCCCTCGGGCTCACCCACACCTACGGACAGGGCAACGCCGCGGCGCCAGCGCTCGCGGACGTCTCGCTCACGATCGGCGCCGACGGGCCGGAGGCGGTCGCGATCATGGGCCCCTCGGGCTCGGGCAAGTCGACCCTCCTGCACGTGCTCGCCGGCATCGTCGCGCCGGCGTCGGGCCGCGTCGTCTGGCGCGGCCGCGACCTCGCATCGATGCGCGACGGCGAGCGCACGAAGCTGCGCCGCAGCGACTTCGGCTTCGTCTTCCAGTCGGGCCAGCTGCTGCCCGAGCTGCCCGCGATCGAGAACGTCGCGCTGCCGCTCATGCTCGGCGGCACCGCCCGCACGGGCGCCGAGGCGGCGGCCGGCACCCTGCTGCACCGGCTCGGGCTCGGCGAGATGCTCGGCCGCCGGCCGGGCGAGCTCTCGGGCGGCCAGGCGCAGCGCGTCGCGATCGCCCGTGCGCTGGTCGGCTCCCCCGGCATCGTCTTCGCCGACGAGCCGACCGGCGCGCTCGACCGCTCGACGGGCGACGCGGTCATGAGCCTGCTCATCGGCGCGACGCTCGGCCACAGCGCCTCGCTCGTCGTCGTCACGCACGACCCCGAGGTCGCCGCGATGTGCTCGCGCGTCGTGCGGCTGCAGGACGGGCGCATCGTGAGCGACGAGCGGCGCGTGGACGCCGGAGCGGATGCCGTCCCGGCGGCCGCGCACGCGGCACCGTCGGGCGTCCCGCAGTCGGGCGTCCCGCAGTCGGGTGCTGCGCCGTCGTACGCGGTGCCCGGCACCGCATCCGCCGCCATGCCGCTGCCGCAGCACCCCTCCTACGGTGCCGCGCGCAGCGAGGCGCACGTGCCGAACCCCGTGCAGCAGCCCGGGATCGAGGCCTCGCGATGA
- a CDS encoding FtsX-like permease family protein: MTAVTLWARLLRATGPRATDVLSATAFAFATAALLAVLGGVNAFQVRVDEGRVDRFDGELIVTLAFVAAALLLPAVWTLAQAAVRLALARRDDRLAALRLAGATRSQVSTMAVLDAVAQALVGVVVGAMLALAVTPGIARIEFQGLPFTVAELLPPAWIWLAAAVAVLLTALGAALASLRRVHVTPLGVAQRVGQKRLSLWRAVGFALAGGAYVAVVVLDLIPADMSFTIALIAVVVLAYSLIGPLMIQIVARIVAKAARRPATLIAARRVIDDPRGAFNIVGAMSIAVMAGGFASLAPAAAAPGDPFGADIATGAALTIAIASVLGAVLAGIAQSAKVLDQRREHQAMHRMGVELPVMRASLVRQVTMPLVVGVGGAAGVALLLILPSFMLWWSSADSVITWALLTVGAVAVTLGATAAALPLVKRVATASAAA; encoded by the coding sequence ATGACCGCCGTCACGCTCTGGGCGCGGCTCCTCCGCGCCACGGGACCCCGCGCGACCGACGTGCTGAGCGCGACGGCCTTCGCCTTCGCGACCGCGGCGCTGCTCGCGGTGCTCGGCGGCGTCAACGCCTTCCAGGTGCGGGTCGACGAGGGTCGGGTCGACCGGTTCGACGGCGAGCTCATCGTCACGCTCGCCTTCGTCGCGGCGGCGCTGCTGCTGCCGGCCGTCTGGACGCTCGCGCAAGCGGCGGTGCGGCTCGCGCTCGCGCGCCGCGATGACCGGCTCGCCGCGCTGCGCCTCGCGGGCGCGACGCGCAGCCAGGTCTCGACCATGGCGGTGCTCGACGCGGTCGCGCAAGCGCTCGTCGGCGTCGTGGTCGGCGCGATGCTCGCGCTCGCGGTCACGCCCGGGATCGCCCGCATCGAGTTCCAGGGGCTGCCGTTCACGGTCGCCGAGCTGCTGCCGCCCGCGTGGATCTGGCTCGCCGCCGCGGTCGCGGTGCTGCTCACGGCGCTCGGCGCCGCGCTCGCGTCGCTCCGGCGCGTGCACGTCACGCCGCTCGGCGTCGCGCAGCGCGTGGGCCAGAAGCGGCTCTCGCTCTGGCGCGCGGTTGGCTTCGCCCTCGCCGGCGGCGCCTACGTCGCCGTCGTCGTGCTCGACCTCATCCCCGCGGACATGTCGTTCACGATCGCGCTCATCGCGGTCGTCGTGCTCGCCTACTCGCTCATCGGGCCGCTCATGATCCAGATCGTCGCGCGCATCGTCGCGAAGGCGGCGCGGAGGCCCGCGACGCTCATCGCCGCCCGCCGCGTGATCGACGACCCCCGCGGGGCGTTCAACATCGTCGGCGCGATGTCGATCGCGGTCATGGCGGGCGGCTTCGCGTCGCTCGCGCCCGCCGCCGCCGCGCCGGGCGACCCCTTCGGCGCCGACATCGCGACGGGTGCCGCGCTCACGATCGCGATCGCGAGCGTGCTCGGCGCCGTGCTCGCGGGCATCGCGCAGTCGGCGAAGGTGCTCGACCAGCGCCGCGAGCACCAGGCGATGCACCGGATGGGCGTCGAGCTGCCCGTCATGCGCGCCTCGCTCGTGCGCCAGGTGACGATGCCGCTCGTCGTGGGCGTCGGCGGCGCGGCCGGGGTCGCGCTGCTGCTCATCCTGCCGTCGTTCATGCTCTGGTGGTCGAGCGCCGACTCGGTCATCACGTGGGCGCTGCTGACGGTCGGCGCGGTCGCGGTGACGCTCGGCGCGACGGCCGCGGCGCTGCCGCTCGTGAAGCGGGTCGCGACGGCGAGCGCCGCCGCCTGA
- the fgd gene encoding glucose-6-phosphate dehydrogenase (coenzyme-F420) produces the protein MRYGYKASAEQFSPAELLDLVVLAERVGLDSAFISDHLQPWRHEGGHAPNAVAWLGMALERTERLVLGTSVLTPTLRYHPAVVAQQFATLGQVHPGRLILGVGTGEALNEQAIGVEYPELKERFARLREAVRVLKRLWTDERVDFDGDYYSLNGATIYDRPAERIPVYVAGGGPATTRYAARFADGHICTSGKGDEYYRDTIVANLEEGLAQAERDSAEVDRMIEIKVSYDRDADAALENTRFWAALSLSQEQKHDVHDPLEMQRLADELPIEQVAKRWIVGSDASRVAGEIGHYAELGFTHLVFHGPGHDQRRFLEQFAEDVLPLLPAR, from the coding sequence ATGCGGTACGGATACAAGGCCAGCGCCGAGCAGTTCTCGCCCGCCGAGCTGCTCGACCTCGTCGTGCTCGCCGAGCGGGTCGGGCTCGACAGCGCGTTCATCAGCGACCACCTGCAGCCGTGGCGGCACGAGGGCGGCCATGCCCCGAACGCCGTCGCCTGGCTCGGCATGGCGCTCGAGCGCACCGAGCGCCTCGTGCTCGGCACCTCGGTGCTCACGCCGACGCTGCGCTACCACCCGGCGGTCGTCGCGCAGCAGTTCGCGACCCTCGGGCAGGTGCACCCGGGCCGGCTCATCCTCGGCGTCGGCACCGGCGAGGCGCTCAACGAGCAGGCGATCGGCGTCGAGTACCCAGAGCTCAAGGAGCGGTTCGCGCGGCTCCGCGAGGCCGTGCGCGTGCTCAAGCGGCTCTGGACCGACGAGCGCGTCGACTTCGACGGCGACTACTACTCGCTCAACGGGGCGACGATCTACGACCGGCCGGCGGAGCGCATCCCCGTCTACGTCGCCGGCGGCGGCCCCGCCACGACGCGCTACGCCGCCCGCTTCGCGGACGGTCACATCTGCACGTCCGGGAAGGGCGACGAGTACTACCGCGACACGATCGTCGCGAACCTCGAGGAGGGCCTCGCGCAAGCGGAGCGCGACTCCGCCGAGGTCGACCGGATGATCGAGATCAAGGTCTCGTACGACCGCGATGCCGACGCGGCGCTCGAGAACACGCGCTTCTGGGCGGCGCTCTCGCTCTCGCAGGAGCAGAAGCACGACGTGCACGACCCGCTCGAGATGCAGCGGCTCGCCGACGAGCTGCCGATCGAGCAGGTCGCGAAGCGCTGGATCGTGGGGTCGGATGCGTCGCGGGTCGCGGGCGAGATCGGCCACTACGCGGAGCTCGGCTTCACCCACCTGGTCTTCCACGGGCCGGGGCATGACCAGCGGCGCTTCCTCGAGCAGTTCGCCGAGGACGTGCTGCCGCTGCTGCCCGCGCGCTGA
- a CDS encoding bifunctional proline dehydrogenase/L-glutamate gamma-semialdehyde dehydrogenase has protein sequence MTDQSRDDDFDALIAKGIELADAEQSGAEQVEVVAEQDADPDEPLAPLGGRFGLSGPAFEVDDATFAAASGAEPVPPPAVARSAEGPTSGWSLAQDREEEPTAQMDAAELQAELDAASQVPVPGDARPIVPTVASAGGADDASPTAAAESPEPVDAEQPADDPFAARMPSRRELREQAAQLEAPALDEAEPEILDEQHGDVHEPLRPPGDATEPEAPTVPDPVLANPVLANPVVANPVVANPVLPEQDQPRIGGLAAAVSARAAAKAEAERRAREGSTDEPPAAAVAAPVAPPEPSAVVNPAAPERPTASARVELTDASSDDPFALAAIERVRGWIDRPASDKQDKSAERLAGLLKDPAGLDFAIGFVDKVIRPEDPKVSARNFEVLSREIPGFLDWYLKLGITAGGGFGIVVPKLVIPVVKRAMRDMVSHLVIDASPSKLAKPLARLREDGTRVDASLLGEGVLGEEEAASRLEGTMELLRRDDVDSVSITVSAIAPQLQPWAFDETVELVVERLLPLYRLAAESTPPKPINLDMEEYRDLDLTIAVFERLLSRTELRGLEAGIVLQAYLPDALGAYRRLAAFAKQRRASGGAGIKVRLVKGANLAMERVDAAIHGWPLAVVGSKAASDASFKRVLREALLPDNAFAVRLGVASHNLFDLAYAAELARHHGTHQRVDAEMLLGMAAEHQGAVREVFPNLVLSTPVVRPDQFDAAVAYLVRRLEENAAGENFMSSMFDLADPAVFQQERDRFLESIELLRTDDAAGEPRPNRTQDRLGDLAVSVTHPTGFANEPDTDPSLPANRDWARQLVQRAGETRLGLRTLEMNRIDDWPTLERRIDRAAQAASGWAGLGAARRAEILRDAATALGVYRGRLIEIMMAETGKTIGEADPEVSEAIDFARYYAEQAIELERVEGATPRPVALTVVAPPWSFPVAIACGGVTAALATGSAVILKPAPQARRSAAVLAEALWEAGVPRDVLLLCDVEEGELSERLVAHPAVGRVILTGSTETAERFTTWRADLPLLAETSGKNAMIVTPSADFDLAVADIVRSAFLHAGQQCSAASVAILVDTVGDSERFRRQLVDAAKTLRVGSPLDARTHVGPLIEPAQGDLLRALTSLEDGEEWLLEPRRLDASGRLWSPGIRDAVLPGTYSHVTELFGPHLSLIEVDSLEEAIEVQNSTEFGLTAGIHSLDPEEVAHWLDEVEAGNLYVNRGITGAIVRRQPFGGWKRSQVGPGAKAGGPNYLATLVDWEPVHAEPKASVQLKGLDKRVAEVIEAATPALDFVEFDAVRAGAKSDQARWKAEFGVSKDVSGLGVERNVLRYRPAEVLIRVAEDGRVVDLVRLLAAAARARSTVRISTAVEVPPGVVKLARRPLPALRLLEVVEESDAEFHARLRSREALAPVERDDVLGLERPSEPVRRIRLVGTDPGVREALAGDVSVAVYDQPVTRAGRVELLPFLREQSVSITAHRFGTPDRAMLELPV, from the coding sequence ATGACCGACCAGTCCAGGGACGACGACTTCGACGCGCTCATCGCGAAGGGCATCGAGCTCGCCGACGCCGAGCAGTCCGGGGCGGAGCAGGTCGAGGTCGTCGCCGAGCAGGACGCCGATCCCGATGAGCCGCTCGCCCCGCTCGGTGGGCGCTTCGGGTTGAGCGGCCCGGCGTTCGAGGTCGACGACGCGACGTTCGCGGCCGCGAGCGGCGCCGAGCCGGTCCCGCCGCCCGCCGTCGCCCGCTCCGCGGAGGGTCCAACGTCGGGCTGGTCGCTCGCGCAGGACCGCGAGGAGGAGCCGACCGCGCAGATGGACGCCGCCGAGCTGCAGGCCGAGCTCGACGCCGCCTCCCAGGTGCCGGTGCCGGGCGACGCGCGCCCGATCGTGCCGACGGTTGCCTCGGCGGGCGGTGCCGACGACGCCTCGCCGACCGCCGCGGCCGAGTCGCCGGAGCCGGTGGATGCGGAGCAGCCGGCCGACGACCCCTTCGCCGCGCGGATGCCCTCGCGGCGCGAGCTGCGCGAGCAGGCGGCGCAGCTCGAGGCTCCGGCGCTCGACGAGGCCGAGCCGGAGATCCTGGACGAGCAGCACGGCGACGTGCATGAGCCGCTGCGGCCGCCGGGTGACGCGACCGAGCCCGAGGCGCCGACGGTCCCCGACCCCGTGCTCGCGAACCCCGTGCTCGCGAACCCCGTCGTCGCGAACCCCGTTGTCGCGAATCCTGTGCTGCCCGAGCAGGACCAGCCGCGCATCGGCGGACTCGCCGCCGCGGTCTCGGCCCGCGCGGCCGCGAAGGCGGAGGCCGAGCGCCGGGCTCGCGAGGGCTCGACCGACGAGCCGCCCGCCGCTGCCGTCGCGGCGCCCGTCGCGCCCCCCGAGCCCAGCGCGGTCGTCAACCCCGCGGCGCCCGAGCGACCGACCGCATCCGCTCGCGTCGAGCTCACCGACGCGTCGAGCGACGACCCCTTCGCGCTCGCGGCGATCGAGCGCGTGCGCGGCTGGATCGACCGGCCGGCGAGCGACAAGCAGGACAAGTCGGCCGAGCGCCTCGCCGGGCTGCTGAAGGACCCCGCGGGCCTCGACTTCGCGATCGGCTTCGTCGACAAGGTCATCCGCCCTGAGGATCCGAAGGTCAGCGCTCGCAACTTCGAGGTGCTCAGCCGCGAGATCCCCGGCTTCCTCGACTGGTACCTCAAGCTCGGCATCACCGCGGGCGGCGGCTTCGGCATCGTCGTGCCGAAGCTCGTCATCCCCGTCGTCAAGCGCGCGATGCGCGACATGGTCTCGCACCTCGTGATCGACGCATCCCCCTCGAAGCTCGCGAAGCCGCTCGCGAGGCTCCGCGAGGACGGCACGCGCGTCGACGCCAGCCTGCTCGGCGAGGGGGTGCTCGGCGAGGAGGAGGCCGCGAGCCGCCTCGAGGGCACGATGGAGCTGCTGCGCCGCGACGACGTCGACTCCGTCTCGATCACGGTGTCGGCGATCGCGCCCCAGCTGCAGCCGTGGGCGTTCGACGAGACGGTCGAGCTCGTCGTCGAGCGGCTGCTGCCGCTCTACCGGCTCGCCGCCGAGTCGACACCGCCGAAGCCCATCAACCTCGACATGGAGGAGTACCGCGACCTCGACCTGACGATCGCGGTCTTCGAGCGCCTCCTGTCGCGCACCGAGCTCCGCGGGCTCGAGGCGGGCATCGTGCTGCAGGCGTACCTGCCCGACGCGCTCGGCGCCTACCGGCGGCTCGCCGCGTTCGCGAAGCAGCGCCGTGCGAGCGGCGGCGCCGGCATCAAGGTGCGGCTCGTGAAGGGCGCGAACCTCGCGATGGAGCGCGTCGACGCCGCGATCCACGGCTGGCCGCTCGCCGTCGTCGGCTCGAAGGCCGCGAGCGACGCGAGCTTCAAGCGCGTGCTGCGCGAGGCGCTGCTGCCCGACAACGCGTTCGCGGTGCGGCTCGGCGTCGCGAGCCACAACCTCTTCGACCTCGCCTACGCCGCCGAGCTCGCCCGCCACCACGGCACCCACCAGCGCGTCGACGCCGAGATGCTGCTCGGGATGGCCGCCGAGCACCAGGGCGCCGTGCGCGAGGTCTTCCCCAACCTCGTGCTCTCCACGCCCGTCGTGCGCCCCGACCAGTTCGACGCCGCCGTCGCCTACCTCGTCCGCCGGCTCGAGGAGAACGCCGCGGGCGAGAACTTCATGTCGAGCATGTTCGACCTCGCCGACCCTGCCGTCTTCCAGCAGGAGCGCGACCGCTTCCTCGAGTCGATCGAGCTGCTGCGCACCGACGACGCGGCCGGCGAGCCGCGACCGAACCGCACCCAGGACCGGCTGGGCGACCTCGCGGTGTCGGTGACGCATCCGACCGGGTTCGCCAACGAGCCCGACACCGATCCGTCGCTGCCGGCCAACCGCGATTGGGCGAGGCAGCTCGTGCAGCGCGCGGGCGAGACGCGGCTGGGCCTGCGCACCCTCGAGATGAACCGGATCGACGACTGGCCGACGCTCGAGCGGCGCATCGACCGGGCGGCGCAAGCGGCGAGCGGATGGGCTGGGCTCGGTGCCGCGCGGAGGGCCGAGATCCTGCGCGACGCGGCGACGGCGCTCGGCGTCTACCGCGGCCGGCTCATCGAGATCATGATGGCCGAGACCGGCAAGACGATCGGCGAGGCCGACCCAGAGGTGTCGGAGGCGATCGACTTCGCGCGGTACTACGCCGAGCAGGCGATCGAGCTCGAGCGCGTCGAGGGCGCCACCCCGCGGCCCGTCGCGCTCACGGTCGTCGCCCCGCCGTGGAGCTTCCCGGTCGCGATCGCGTGCGGCGGCGTGACGGCGGCGCTCGCGACCGGCTCGGCGGTCATCCTGAAGCCCGCCCCGCAGGCCCGGCGCTCGGCGGCCGTCCTGGCCGAGGCGCTCTGGGAGGCGGGCGTGCCGCGCGACGTGCTGCTGCTGTGCGACGTCGAGGAGGGCGAGCTCTCCGAGCGCCTCGTCGCCCACCCCGCGGTCGGCCGCGTCATCCTCACCGGCTCGACCGAGACCGCCGAGCGCTTCACGACCTGGCGCGCCGACCTGCCGCTGCTCGCCGAGACGAGCGGCAAGAACGCCATGATCGTCACCCCCTCGGCCGACTTCGACCTCGCCGTGGCCGACATCGTGCGCAGCGCCTTCCTGCACGCGGGCCAGCAGTGCTCGGCCGCCTCGGTCGCGATCCTCGTCGACACGGTCGGCGACAGCGAGCGCTTCCGGCGCCAGCTCGTCGACGCGGCGAAGACGCTCCGGGTCGGCTCGCCGCTCGACGCCCGCACCCACGTCGGCCCGCTCATCGAGCCGGCGCAGGGCGACCTGCTGCGCGCGCTCACGAGCCTCGAGGACGGCGAGGAGTGGCTGCTCGAGCCGAGGCGGCTGGATGCGTCGGGCCGGCTCTGGTCGCCCGGCATCCGCGACGCCGTCCTCCCGGGAACGTACTCGCACGTCACCGAGCTCTTCGGGCCGCACCTCTCGCTCATCGAGGTCGACTCGCTCGAGGAGGCGATCGAGGTGCAGAACAGCACGGAGTTCGGCCTCACCGCCGGCATCCACTCCCTCGACCCGGAGGAGGTCGCGCACTGGCTCGACGAGGTCGAGGCGGGCAACCTCTACGTCAACCGGGGCATCACCGGCGCCATCGTGCGGCGGCAGCCGTTCGGCGGCTGGAAGCGCTCGCAGGTGGGGCCGGGCGCGAAGGCCGGCGGACCGAACTACCTCGCGACGCTCGTGGACTGGGAGCCGGTGCACGCCGAGCCGAAGGCGTCGGTGCAGCTCAAGGGGCTCGACAAGCGCGTCGCCGAGGTCATCGAGGCGGCGACGCCCGCGCTCGACTTCGTCGAGTTCGACGCCGTGCGGGCCGGTGCGAAGAGCGACCAGGCGCGCTGGAAGGCGGAGTTCGGCGTCTCGAAGGACGTCTCCGGGCTCGGCGTCGAGCGCAACGTCCTCCGCTACCGGCCCGCCGAGGTGCTCATCCGCGTCGCGGAGGACGGCCGCGTCGTCGACCTCGTGCGGCTGCTCGCCGCCGCGGCTCGCGCGCGCTCCACGGTGCGCATCTCGACAGCCGTCGAGGTGCCGCCCGGCGTCGTGAAGCTCGCCCGGCGGCCGCTGCCGGCGCTGCGGCTGCTCGAGGTCGTCGAGGAGTCCGACGCCGAGTTCCACGCACGGCTGCGCTCGCGCGAGGCGCTCGCCCCGGTGGAGCGCGACGACGTGCTCGGCCTCGAGCGTCCCTCGGAGCCCGTGCGACGCATCCGCCTCGTCGGCACCGATCCCGGTGTGCGCGAGGCGCTCGCGGGCGACGTCTCGGTCGCCGTCTACGACCAGCCGGTCACACGCGCGGGCCGCGTCGAGCTGCTGCCGTTCCTGCGGGAGCAGTCGGTGTCGATCACGGCGCACCGCTTCGGCACGCCCGACCGGGCGATGCTCGAGCTGCCCGTCTGA
- a CDS encoding NAD(P)/FAD-dependent oxidoreductase: protein MSRVAIIGGGHNGLTAAAYLARAGVDVTVLERLPHVGGAAVSAQAFDGLDARLSRYSYLVSLMPQQIIDDLGLDVRLARRRYSSYTPVPGGDRGLLIDAGDEAATRASFAAIGAADDADGFAAFYDRTTRLAAALFPTLTQPLPTRDAARAAAGDASAWSEIVDAPIAQAIERAVRSDVARGVIATDALIGTFASLADPGLEQNRCLLYHVIGGGTGDWDVPIGGMGQVSGELELAARQAGAKILTGVTVTRVTPDGEVTWSEQVGGLPTDSPGVPIGTELTAEFDLLLAGIAPHVLAGLLEPAGLSVPRPEGAQVKVNMLLSRLPRLREDIAPEAAFGGTFHINETYSQLERAYAAAAGGAIPEPLPCEIYCHSLTDPTILGDDLRASGAHTLTVFGLHAPDRLLTEESNERMRAELERAVLASLDSVLAEPIEPLLVEGRSGPAIETRTTRDIEESLAMPGGHIFHGQLSWPWLDHEPTSVAEAWGVATAHPRILLAGSGARRGGAVSGIGGHNAAHAALELLRP from the coding sequence ATGTCGCGTGTCGCCATCATCGGCGGGGGCCACAACGGGCTCACCGCCGCCGCGTACCTCGCCCGCGCGGGCGTCGACGTCACGGTGCTCGAGCGGCTGCCGCACGTCGGCGGCGCGGCCGTCTCGGCGCAGGCCTTCGACGGGCTCGACGCGCGGCTCTCGCGCTACAGCTACCTCGTGAGCCTCATGCCGCAGCAGATCATCGACGACCTCGGCCTCGACGTGCGGCTCGCCCGCCGCCGCTACTCCTCCTACACGCCCGTGCCGGGCGGCGACCGCGGGCTCCTCATCGACGCCGGCGACGAGGCCGCGACCCGTGCGTCGTTCGCCGCGATCGGGGCGGCCGACGACGCCGACGGCTTCGCGGCGTTCTACGACCGCACGACGCGGCTCGCCGCGGCGCTCTTCCCGACGCTCACCCAGCCGCTGCCGACGAGGGACGCGGCGCGCGCGGCCGCCGGCGACGCATCCGCGTGGTCCGAGATCGTCGACGCGCCCATCGCCCAGGCGATCGAGCGCGCGGTGCGCAGCGACGTCGCGCGCGGCGTCATCGCGACCGACGCGCTCATCGGCACCTTCGCGTCGCTCGCCGACCCGGGCCTCGAGCAGAACCGCTGCCTGCTGTACCACGTGATCGGCGGCGGCACGGGCGATTGGGACGTGCCGATCGGCGGCATGGGGCAGGTCTCGGGCGAGCTCGAGCTCGCGGCCCGTCAGGCGGGCGCGAAGATCCTCACGGGCGTGACCGTCACGCGCGTGACGCCCGACGGCGAGGTGACGTGGAGCGAGCAGGTCGGCGGGCTGCCGACCGACTCGCCCGGCGTGCCGATCGGCACCGAGCTCACCGCCGAGTTCGACCTCTTGCTCGCAGGCATCGCGCCGCACGTGCTCGCGGGGCTGCTCGAGCCCGCGGGGCTGTCGGTGCCGCGCCCGGAGGGCGCGCAGGTGAAGGTCAACATGCTGCTCTCGCGGCTGCCGCGGCTGCGCGAGGACATCGCGCCCGAGGCGGCGTTCGGCGGCACGTTCCACATCAACGAGACCTACTCGCAGCTCGAGCGCGCCTACGCCGCCGCGGCGGGCGGCGCCATCCCCGAGCCGCTGCCGTGCGAGATCTACTGCCACTCGCTCACCGACCCGACGATCCTCGGTGACGACCTGCGCGCATCCGGCGCCCACACCCTCACCGTCTTCGGGCTGCACGCGCCCGACCGGCTGCTCACCGAGGAGTCGAACGAGCGGATGCGCGCCGAGCTCGAGCGCGCGGTGCTCGCGTCGCTCGACTCGGTGCTCGCCGAGCCGATCGAGCCGCTGCTCGTCGAGGGGCGGAGCGGACCCGCGATCGAGACGCGCACGACGCGCGACATCGAGGAGTCGCTCGCGATGCCGGGCGGCCACATCTTCCACGGGCAGCTCTCGTGGCCGTGGCTCGACCACGAGCCGACGTCGGTCGCCGAGGCGTGGGGCGTCGCGACGGCGCACCCGCGGATCCTGCTGGCCGGCTCGGGCGCGCGGCGCGGCGGCGCCGTCTCGGGCATCGGCGGCCACAACGCGGCGCACGCGGCGCTCGAGCTGCTGCGGCCGTAG
- a CDS encoding acyl-CoA thioesterase: protein MWLQWLLAMDLKSRRKPELGIGDVAKTTFRVLPTDIDLLGHMNNGRYPSYMDLARVDMTNRTGMSAALGTAGIYAVVGQSSMVYRRSLDLWQRFDIETAVLGGDERAIYLVQRFVVDGEVYARGIVQGRFIEKGVGTAKIARVIEVLEAAGIAVDLPALPEQVAEWARLNALPPSRASHPSDWAGRVPR from the coding sequence ATGTGGTTGCAGTGGCTGCTCGCGATGGACCTCAAGAGCCGGAGGAAGCCCGAGCTCGGCATCGGCGACGTCGCGAAGACGACCTTCCGGGTGCTGCCGACGGACATCGACCTCCTCGGGCACATGAACAACGGGCGCTACCCCTCCTACATGGACCTCGCGCGCGTCGACATGACCAACCGCACGGGCATGTCGGCCGCGCTCGGCACGGCCGGCATCTACGCCGTCGTCGGCCAGTCGTCGATGGTCTACCGCCGCTCGCTCGACCTGTGGCAGCGCTTCGACATCGAGACGGCCGTGCTCGGCGGCGACGAGCGCGCGATCTACCTCGTGCAGCGCTTCGTCGTCGACGGCGAGGTCTACGCGCGCGGCATCGTGCAGGGCCGCTTCATCGAGAAGGGCGTCGGCACGGCGAAGATCGCCCGCGTGATCGAGGTGCTCGAGGCCGCCGGCATCGCGGTCGACCTGCCGGCGCTGCCCGAGCAGGTCGCCGAGTGGGCGCGCCTGAACGCGCTGCCGCCGTCGCGCGCGAGCCACCCCTCCGACTGGGCGGGCCGCGTCCCGCGCTGA
- a CDS encoding GNAT family N-acetyltransferase, whose amino-acid sequence MSEGAITVRRATTADAEALLPMFAAHRPVDEQDEKVDRYRERLVALVENPAHHIVVAELDGRVAGYAAAQDYGPAPHRDWSIARMHDLWVSPDARGRGAGTALFEAVRDWAEQQTKIRVLEWQSLDVAKDFYEQLGLSGEHSDDTDPRARYEIAVHLPSRD is encoded by the coding sequence ATGAGCGAAGGCGCGATCACGGTCCGGCGGGCGACGACGGCCGACGCCGAGGCGCTGCTGCCGATGTTCGCCGCGCACCGCCCGGTCGACGAGCAGGACGAGAAGGTCGACCGCTACCGCGAGCGCCTCGTCGCGCTCGTCGAGAACCCCGCGCACCACATCGTCGTCGCCGAGCTCGACGGGCGCGTCGCCGGCTACGCGGCCGCGCAGGACTACGGACCGGCGCCGCACCGCGACTGGTCGATCGCGCGCATGCACGACCTGTGGGTGTCTCCGGATGCGCGGGGTCGCGGCGCGGGGACGGCCCTGTTCGAGGCGGTGCGCGACTGGGCGGAGCAGCAGACGAAGATCCGGGTGCTCGAGTGGCAGTCGCTCGACGTCGCGAAGGACTTCTACGAGCAGCTCGGCCTCTCGGGCGAGCACTCGGACGACACCGACCCGCGAGCGCGCTACGAGATCGCGGTGCACCTGCCCTCGCGGGACTGA